The stretch of DNA CATACCCGCGAGAGTCGGCTCGTTTTTGAAACTCTTCTCCGATGTCAAAGAGCTGGCCGTTGACGATACCGACCTGATAGCCGTTGACCGTAATGATGATATCGTCGACCTCAATCCCGGCCCGGCTGGCCGGCGTGGGCCGGTAAACTTCAGTCACACGCACGCCGACATCGAAGTCTTCGCCTTCAATTCCCATTTTCCAACGGGGAAGATTGGGCTGTGGGAACTGAGGAGTGGGAGGTAACAATCGAGGTTGAACCAGACGAGGATCCACGCCTTGAATGCCGCGGGATCGATCATCGGGTTGAAAGGTTCCCAACTGGGCTTGAGCCGTCCCACTTGAGCAAAGAGCCAGAAGTGCCACCAGTTGACACAATCCATGACCAGCAATCTTCTTCCACAACCTTGCCATCACTAAGCCTCCTGAGATGTCTCGCCTTGAAGTTTTCCGTAACTCCATCGCTCCATTTGGTGAATGAAGCTGAAATTGAAACTGGCTGGTCGGTATCTTAACGACCAATTCAGTCGTTCTCGCATGAAAGCGGCTATTTTGTCCACTGGAAAAATGGAAAAGTGTCAGCATCGAGTTCTTCGTTGACCCAGATCGCCCTAGGGAGAATTGTCAAAGCACTCAATGGAATTGACCTTAGCGGTTGAAATGCTGGGAGACGGGCTATTACTCTAAAGCGGTTGTGTTGCAGACAATTCCGCGAGGGGACTGGCAATAAGACAATGGCCATGGTTCTCTCAGACGATGCATGGATGTGAAGTTTGTCACCCGCTGCTGTCGATTCCCGCCCAAATACCGCTGACGAAGCGCCAGCTCCAGCCCGTCATTTAGTCCTGAGGCTGCTGGGTCTGGCGTGGCGATATCGCAAAAAATGTCTGGCTGTGGTCTTCCTCAATGGATTTGTCGCTGTTCTGGGGCTGGTGGGATTTCAACTCACAGGGTTAGGGATCGACGTCTTACGAAAGGCTGTGGATCCGGCGGCTCCTGCCGTGGGCTGGCCATTGGGCTTTGCACCACCCGAGAGCTGGTCACTGGTGGCGGAATTGTCAACGGTCGCTGTCATGATGGCGGTGATGGCGGTTTTGTCGCTGGCGATCAAATACTGGGCGGCGATCGTATCGGCCCAACTGAGCCAGCAGATTGTGATTCAATTACGAACTGAGGTTTACGACAAACTGCAGAGATTGTCGTTTCGGTACTTTGACGACCATGACAGCAGTTCGCTGATCAATCGAGTGGCGGGTGATGTCCAGGCCATCCGGCAGTTTGTGGATGGTGTGGTCATCAAGTGCCTCGTGGTGGTGATCACGCTGGCTGTCTGCATTGTCTACATGCTGCGGTTGAATGTGGGCCTGACGATTGCCTGCCTCGCGACGACACCACTTTTGTGGTGGGGTGCCATCTGGTTTGCCCGGGTGTCGCGCGAGCAGTATCTCCAGGCCAGCAAGCTGGGTGACGAGATGGTGCGGGTGCTTTCCGAGAATGTGCAGGGCATTCAAGTTGTGAAAGGATTCGCTGCAGAAGAGGGACAGATCGAGCAGTTTGCCGAAGCCAACCGCCGAATTGTGGAACATAAGTTCGGGATCTTCTGGAGCCTGAGCCTGTATCAGCCCATCATGGGAATTCTTACACAGATCAATATGCTGGTGCTCATCGGGTATGGCAGTTATCTGACGATTCGTGGCGAATTGCCACTCGGGACGGGGTTATTCGTCTTTGCCAACCTGCTACACGAATTTGCCAACCAAGTGGGCCATGTCACCAATATTGCCAACAGTATTCAGAGCAGCTTGACTGCCTCTGAACGAGTTTTCGAGATACTTGATGCGCCACTCGAAGTCGATTCTCCCGCATCGCCACAACAGCCAGCTCAGATTCGTGGAGAATATGTGCTGGAGCAGGTGAGCTTTGAGTATGTTCCCGGGAAGGCAGTGCTCAAAGAGATCAACCTGCGGATTGGTGCGGGCCAGATGGTGGGGATCACCGGAGAAACCGGTGCGGGAAAAACGACCTTACTGGCATTGCTGGCCAGGTTTCATGATCCGACTTCAGGCCGCATATTGCTCGATGGTGTCGATTTGAAGGCGTGGGATCTGCCCCATTTACGACGACAGATCGGGATGGTCTTTCAGGAAAGTTTTCTATTCAGCAATACGGTCTCGAACAATATTGCCTTTGGTAAGCCCTCGGCGACTCTCGATGAAATCGAATTTGCGGCCCGCCAGGCGGCTGCGGAAGAATTTATCTCGGCCATGCCCGGGCAATACCAGAACGTGGTTGGTGAGTATGGCACTAACCTTTCGGGTGGTCAGAAACAGCGAATCTCACTGGCGCGTGCGTTGATCCTTCGTCCGCCGGTCCTGATTCTTGATGACGCCACAGCGGCTGTGGATTCTGAAACCGAGCATGCCATCCAGCAGACGCTTGATCGACTTCGCGGCGAACGAACAGTCATTCTCGTTTCGAGTCGAGTCAGTACGTTAAGACATGCAGATCAGATTTTTGTGCTGAATGCCGGGATGCTGGCTGAAACGGGCAATCATCAGGAATTGATGCAGAAGCATGGCCATTACTTCCAGATGGCCCAATTGCAGGCGTGGGAACAGACACTGACTGAGCCTGAAGATTCGTTACCAGAGGATCGTGAAGCCAGTTCGTGGCCCAGTGCGCAAGGAGCGGCCTTTCCGCAAACGAAAGGGATCCGCAACGTATGAAGTCATCTGCTCCGCAAGCGATCATCGGGGATCTTCAAGGACTGACGCAGGTTGTGCGTAAGGAGGAATCCGAGGCACAGACCAGGCCTCTGGATTTCCGGCTGATTTCCCGAATTCTGACTTATATGCGGCCCTATGCAGCCAAACGGAATGCACTTCTGGTGGCGGTAGTGCTCCGAGCGATTCAGCTACCGGCATTGACCTGGGCGATTGCACTGACCATCAATGGCCCTGTCACATCACGAGATATTCCAGGGGTCTGGCTGGCTGCGGGGGGATTTTTCCTTCTGGCACTTTCGACACAGTTCGTGATGCATTTTCGACAGCGTTACGCCCTCGAACTGGGTGAACTTGTCGTTAAAGATCTCCGCAATGAGTTGTTTGCACATCTGCAGAACATGCCCTTGAGTTTCTTTAACCGTACAAAAGTCGGGCGAATTATCAGCCGCATGATTTCGGATAT from Planctopirus ephydatiae encodes:
- a CDS encoding ABC transporter ATP-binding protein, translating into MSPAAVDSRPNTADEAPAPARHLVLRLLGLAWRYRKKCLAVVFLNGFVAVLGLVGFQLTGLGIDVLRKAVDPAAPAVGWPLGFAPPESWSLVAELSTVAVMMAVMAVLSLAIKYWAAIVSAQLSQQIVIQLRTEVYDKLQRLSFRYFDDHDSSSLINRVAGDVQAIRQFVDGVVIKCLVVVITLAVCIVYMLRLNVGLTIACLATTPLLWWGAIWFARVSREQYLQASKLGDEMVRVLSENVQGIQVVKGFAAEEGQIEQFAEANRRIVEHKFGIFWSLSLYQPIMGILTQINMLVLIGYGSYLTIRGELPLGTGLFVFANLLHEFANQVGHVTNIANSIQSSLTASERVFEILDAPLEVDSPASPQQPAQIRGEYVLEQVSFEYVPGKAVLKEINLRIGAGQMVGITGETGAGKTTLLALLARFHDPTSGRILLDGVDLKAWDLPHLRRQIGMVFQESFLFSNTVSNNIAFGKPSATLDEIEFAARQAAAEEFISAMPGQYQNVVGEYGTNLSGGQKQRISLARALILRPPVLILDDATAAVDSETEHAIQQTLDRLRGERTVILVSSRVSTLRHADQIFVLNAGMLAETGNHQELMQKHGHYFQMAQLQAWEQTLTEPEDSLPEDREASSWPSAQGAAFPQTKGIRNV